A genomic window from candidate division Zixibacteria bacterium HGW-Zixibacteria-1 includes:
- a CDS encoding (Fe-S)-binding protein: MKTSLITPEERIRAFKSARKAEVSRRQKLDVRYHVEDFDVNDRPRRFLEAFAAILKHTNYRMALEHFIRMSAKCSRCAVTCQVYQATNDLKDIPCYRSELLLSVYRRHFTVGGLIKGRLMGNDYLTDEKIREMAESFWNCTACRRCSMECPSGIDHGLITHLGRFILSEIGIAPRALVVSTREQLEGATGNTSAIPVPAMIDTLDFLEEDMLEEKGVEIKFPRDIEGADYVFFPAVSDFLMEAETLMGIAAVFTATGDSWTTGTGYFDGINYGLFYSDRILERVVKKIDSETRRLKGRNVLIGECGHASRSAKYFLPTYCGGKDAYPVINIMEYTHKVWKEGRLKFDPDIVTEKVAYHDPCNIARQRWIIDKPRELLKAFCKNYVEMTPSGENNICCGGGGGTVSIDEIRSYRTMVGGKLKADQIRRSECKILVAPCANCKKQLRELVEDQKIDCEVVGLHDLIYKAIIFDDSLKVKKDEVKDHEIVEE, translated from the coding sequence ATGAAAACCAGTCTAATAACTCCCGAGGAGCGGATCAGGGCCTTCAAATCGGCCCGCAAAGCGGAGGTGAGCCGGAGGCAGAAGCTGGATGTCCGTTATCATGTGGAGGATTTCGATGTCAACGACCGCCCGCGGCGTTTTCTGGAGGCCTTTGCGGCCATCCTGAAGCATACCAATTATCGCATGGCGCTGGAGCATTTTATCCGTATGAGCGCCAAATGCTCGCGGTGCGCCGTGACCTGCCAGGTATATCAGGCGACCAATGATTTGAAAGACATCCCGTGTTATCGTTCCGAGCTGCTGTTGAGCGTTTATCGCCGGCATTTTACGGTCGGCGGTTTGATCAAGGGAAGGTTGATGGGCAATGATTATCTGACCGATGAGAAGATCCGGGAGATGGCCGAGAGTTTCTGGAACTGCACGGCTTGTCGAAGATGCTCGATGGAGTGCCCGTCAGGCATCGATCATGGTTTGATAACTCATCTGGGGAGGTTTATTCTCAGCGAGATAGGAATTGCACCGAGAGCTTTGGTAGTAAGCACACGCGAACAGCTTGAAGGTGCGACCGGGAACACGTCGGCCATACCGGTTCCGGCCATGATTGACACTCTGGATTTTCTGGAAGAGGACATGCTCGAAGAAAAAGGAGTGGAGATTAAATTTCCTCGTGATATTGAAGGGGCCGATTATGTCTTTTTCCCGGCGGTCAGCGATTTCCTGATGGAAGCGGAAACCCTGATGGGTATTGCCGCCGTATTCACGGCGACCGGCGACTCCTGGACCACCGGGACCGGTTATTTCGACGGCATCAATTATGGTCTTTTTTATAGCGACCGAATTCTGGAAAGAGTAGTCAAAAAGATTGACTCCGAGACGAGGCGATTGAAAGGCAGGAATGTCCTTATCGGCGAATGCGGTCATGCCTCGCGTTCCGCCAAATATTTTCTGCCGACGTACTGCGGCGGAAAGGACGCTTATCCTGTGATCAATATCATGGAATACACCCATAAAGTTTGGAAAGAGGGGCGGCTTAAATTCGATCCCGATATCGTTACCGAAAAGGTTGCCTATCACGATCCCTGCAATATTGCCCGTCAGCGATGGATTATCGATAAACCGCGCGAATTGCTGAAGGCTTTCTGCAAAAACTACGTGGAGATGACTCCCAGCGGCGAGAATAATATATGCTGCGGGGGAGGCGGCGGGACAGTATCCATCGACGAAATCCGGTCGTACCGGACGATGGTCGGCGGCAAATTAAAGGCGGATCAGATTCGCCGAAGCGAGTGCAAAATACTGGTGGCGCCATGCGCCAATTGCAAAAAGCAGCTTCGGGAACTGGTCGAGGATCAGAAAATCGACTGCGAGGTGGTCGGTTTGCATGATCTGATCTACAAGGCCATCATATTCGATGACAGCCTGAAAGTAAAAAAAGATGAAGTCAAGGACCATGAGATAGTTGAGGAATAA
- a CDS encoding 4Fe-4S ferredoxin, with amino-acid sequence MYDPQQEGRAGMSYAILTDITKCIGCLECVAACKKVNGLEMDIPRIWQKNDGLSAENWTSVLQKPDKHYVRKQCRHCLEPACASACPVGALHTTTEGAVVYDDDKCLGCRYCMMACPYGIPRYDWDQKVPYVRKCILCYDRIKDGKKPVCTEICPTGATIFGLRNDLIELAHARIKENPGKYIDKVWGEHEIGGTSVLYISDMDLGFLAYQTNLGNKALPERTAPAMKAVPAAFVGMGGIMYGLNWIVRRRMELRKKGETDKADSNE; translated from the coding sequence ATGTATGACCCTCAACAAGAAGGGAGAGCCGGTATGAGTTACGCGATTCTGACCGATATCACGAAATGCATCGGCTGTCTTGAATGTGTCGCCGCCTGCAAGAAGGTCAACGGGCTGGAAATGGATATTCCGCGTATCTGGCAGAAAAACGACGGTTTGTCCGCCGAAAACTGGACCTCGGTTCTGCAGAAGCCGGACAAGCATTACGTTCGCAAGCAATGCCGCCACTGCCTGGAGCCGGCCTGCGCCTCGGCCTGCCCGGTCGGCGCTCTGCATACCACGACAGAAGGCGCGGTTGTTTATGACGACGATAAATGCCTTGGATGCCGGTACTGCATGATGGCCTGTCCATACGGCATACCTCGCTATGACTGGGATCAAAAAGTTCCTTACGTGCGTAAGTGCATTTTGTGTTATGACAGAATCAAGGATGGCAAAAAACCGGTCTGTACCGAGATATGCCCGACCGGAGCGACTATATTCGGTTTGAGAAACGACCTGATCGAACTGGCACACGCTCGCATCAAAGAAAATCCCGGTAAGTACATCGATAAGGTCTGGGGTGAGCACGAGATTGGGGGAACCTCGGTTCTCTATATCTCGGACATGGATCTTGGATTTCTGGCATATCAGACAAACCTCGGCAATAAGGCGCTTCCGGAAAGAACCGCTCCGGCCATGAAGGCGGTTCCGGCCGCTTTTGTCGGGATGGGCGGGATAATGTACGGCCTTAACTGGATAGTCCGCCGTCGCATGGAACTTCGAAAAAAGGGAGAGACAGATAAGGCGGATTCAAATGAATAG
- a CDS encoding Ni/Fe-hydrogenase cytochrome b subunit, producing the protein MNRVQNLKLVLWMIIGLAAAVGVTRFIFGLGATTNLTDATPWGLWIGFDVMAGVALAAGGFVITALFYIMRREEFHSFVKPAVLTAFLGYVAVIVGLLFDLGLPWNIWHMIIFWNPHSPLFEVGWCVMLYTTVLLLEFSPVPLEEASRYARIRTFLLKFRFPLILLGIMLSTLHQSSLGSLFLIMPYKLYPLWYSNIMPIQFFISAVALGLMMVAFESLFSHWLYRRKTETQNIAKLGKIAVWVLLIYLAVKLIDIIISGEFSLIFSGTWEANLFIVEILISTIIPIVIFSFRNLRDKSEWQWVGAVSVVFGMVFNRINVGGLTMLRATGDVYIPSWMEVSISLGVVSAAVLAFLFAIEKFHVWEDRPKHPETDQYALPQFDRASEVWLGPSSAAARTKYSLAFIICFAIAFAFIPEQKIRSEGIEQVLVQRSRGGDKIFIDGNRDDYGVLFDHARHVKDNGKENSCLLCHHMNMPLDSNSGCWECHRDMYSRTDVFDHDWHASASGGRLRCNDCHSSGVQRNGEAVKKCEDCHADLILQNSPIVVKSLEAVSYTDAMHDLCVTCHRKKAVEIADKKDLALCSTCHQSAPPDYLQRLLKFKNPGPSYNHVVLPGLEKVQPEKVQ; encoded by the coding sequence ATGAATAGAGTCCAAAATTTGAAACTGGTTCTGTGGATGATCATTGGCTTGGCGGCCGCCGTGGGGGTTACGCGGTTTATTTTCGGCCTTGGAGCTACGACCAATTTGACCGACGCCACTCCCTGGGGTCTCTGGATCGGGTTCGATGTGATGGCCGGCGTCGCCCTGGCCGCGGGGGGATTCGTTATCACCGCCCTGTTCTATATCATGAGGAGGGAAGAGTTCCATTCTTTTGTGAAACCGGCGGTACTGACCGCGTTTTTGGGATATGTTGCCGTCATTGTCGGATTGTTGTTTGACCTGGGATTGCCCTGGAATATCTGGCACATGATTATTTTCTGGAATCCTCATTCACCGCTTTTCGAAGTCGGCTGGTGCGTGATGCTATATACCACCGTGCTGCTTCTTGAATTCAGTCCGGTGCCGCTGGAGGAAGCGAGCCGCTATGCCAGAATCAGGACCTTTCTGCTGAAATTCCGCTTTCCCCTGATCCTGCTGGGAATAATGCTTTCGACCCTTCATCAATCCTCACTGGGTTCGCTTTTTCTGATAATGCCATATAAGCTTTATCCTCTTTGGTATTCGAATATAATGCCGATACAATTTTTCATATCGGCGGTGGCGCTGGGGTTGATGATGGTTGCTTTCGAAAGTCTCTTCTCACATTGGCTCTATCGCAGGAAGACGGAAACTCAGAATATTGCAAAGCTCGGCAAAATAGCCGTATGGGTGCTGCTGATATATCTCGCGGTCAAGCTAATCGACATAATTATATCAGGCGAGTTTTCACTGATTTTCTCCGGAACGTGGGAAGCCAACCTCTTCATAGTAGAGATTCTCATTTCGACAATAATACCGATAGTCATATTTTCTTTCAGGAACCTTCGCGACAAATCCGAATGGCAATGGGTCGGCGCTGTTTCGGTCGTTTTTGGCATGGTTTTTAACCGGATAAATGTCGGCGGTTTGACCATGCTTCGCGCGACGGGTGATGTCTATATTCCGTCGTGGATGGAAGTTTCAATCAGTCTTGGTGTTGTCTCGGCGGCTGTTCTGGCGTTCCTGTTTGCCATAGAAAAATTCCATGTCTGGGAGGATCGGCCGAAGCATCCGGAGACGGATCAATATGCCCTGCCTCAATTCGATCGCGCCTCGGAAGTCTGGCTGGGGCCGTCATCGGCGGCGGCACGAACCAAATATTCCCTGGCTTTCATAATATGTTTTGCGATTGCGTTTGCCTTCATTCCGGAACAGAAAATACGCAGTGAGGGAATCGAGCAAGTCCTCGTGCAAAGATCACGCGGCGGTGATAAGATATTTATCGATGGCAACCGCGACGATTACGGTGTTCTATTTGACCATGCCAGGCATGTCAAGGACAATGGAAAAGAGAATTCCTGCCTTTTATGTCATCATATGAATATGCCGCTTGACAGCAACAGCGGCTGCTGGGAGTGCCATCGGGACATGTACTCAAGGACCGATGTTTTTGATCATGACTGGCACGCCTCCGCCTCAGGCGGCAGACTGAGATGCAATGACTGCCACTCCTCCGGTGTTCAAAGAAACGGCGAAGCCGTGAAAAAATGCGAGGATTGTCATGCGGATCTGATTTTGCAGAACTCGCCGATCGTTGTCAAGAGTCTCGAGGCGGTTTCATATACTGACGCCATGCATGACCTGTGCGTCACCTGTCACCGAAAGAAGGCGGTGGAAATTGCAGATAAGAAGGACCTGGCGCTGTGTTCAACGTGTCATCAATCGGCACCACCTGATTATTTGCAGCGGCTGTTGAAATTCAAAAATCCCGGCCCGTCGTACAATCATGTTGTTTTGCCGGGGCTGGAAAAAGTTCAGCCGGAAAAGGTGCAATAA
- a CDS encoding response regulator, protein MLFCRGWKKFSRKRCNKNMGNKIMIIDDEQDVLDYLTTVLQANGYEAMKCKTADQGMEMARKNRPDLICLDIMMPKETGISFYAKLKKTAEFKNVPVVIISGAIQRGEFDFRSYVDDDTIEEPEYYVEKPIVVDEFLNLVASLLSGQKTARDR, encoded by the coding sequence ATGTTGTTTTGCCGGGGCTGGAAAAAGTTCAGCCGGAAAAGGTGCAATAAAAACATGGGTAATAAAATCATGATAATTGATGATGAGCAGGATGTGCTCGATTATTTGACAACTGTCCTGCAGGCCAATGGCTATGAAGCCATGAAATGTAAAACTGCCGATCAGGGCATGGAAATGGCCCGGAAAAACCGTCCGGATTTGATATGCCTGGATATCATGATGCCGAAAGAAACGGGGATTTCATTTTACGCCAAACTCAAGAAGACGGCCGAATTCAAAAATGTTCCGGTGGTGATTATCAGCGGGGCCATTCAGCGCGGGGAATTCGATTTCAGGTCCTATGTCGATGATGATACCATCGAAGAGCCGGAGTATTATGTCGAGAAACCGATAGTGGTCGATGAATTCCTGAACCTGGTGGCGAGCCTGCTGTCGGGACAAAAAACGGCGCGTGACAGGTGA
- a CDS encoding response regulator has translation MQNNKTILIVEDEADLVEVLTVFFKENGYKTIAAFDGHEGFQKAESERPDLITLDISMPGESGIKMYRNLIHSDKTKDIPVIILTGAPSELKTFIARMKSFPDPAGYLEKPVDRDALLTTVRGLIG, from the coding sequence ATGCAAAATAATAAAACAATTTTGATCGTCGAAGATGAAGCCGATCTGGTCGAGGTGCTGACCGTTTTCTTCAAAGAAAACGGGTATAAAACCATCGCCGCCTTCGACGGGCACGAAGGGTTTCAGAAGGCGGAGTCAGAGCGGCCCGACCTGATCACACTGGACATATCGATGCCGGGTGAATCGGGGATAAAAATGTATCGTAATCTGATACATTCGGATAAAACGAAAGACATTCCGGTGATCATCCTGACCGGGGCGCCCTCCGAGTTAAAGACTTTTATTGCCCGGATGAAATCGTTTCCGGACCCGGCCGGGTATCTCGAGAAACCGGTCGATCGCGACGCGCTGCTGACCACAGTTCGGGGTTTGATCGGCTGA